A genomic segment from Alkalilimnicola ehrlichii MLHE-1 encodes:
- a CDS encoding baseplate J/gp47 family protein — translation MADSPEIELQFQEGCDDCGRREVRLPPRLPALGDDFDWDLRDYDGFRLFMLEELAARFPERKRWTPADLEVVLVEALAAVLDQLSDTLDRVAGEAYLETARRPESVRRLLLMIGYDALGLRRRQGLPPFDGEHDGDPIAAIERLEQYWLDHPEDMERDRQEGPRQIHRQHRIVTTADFVTRLEAHPVVERAQAAETWNGSWSLIQVAVIPWARVGLDAPQDYDDALWTRIEQFHAERDLYLPGRDGRPPVRSLLRHYLDDYRMVGQEVQLVPAEEVGLSLSLSIQVAPHYFQSEVRRAVEQALGTGPGGFFEPGRLRFGEDVWAGDLFQYLMALDGVENLCLNRFKRIGTRFPDMSGTGRIALNGLELAVCDNEPEHPERGYFHLRLHGGRRG, via the coding sequence ATGGCCGACAGCCCCGAGATCGAGCTGCAGTTCCAGGAAGGCTGCGACGACTGCGGTCGCCGGGAGGTCCGCCTGCCGCCACGGCTGCCGGCGCTGGGCGATGACTTCGACTGGGACCTGCGGGACTACGACGGCTTCCGCCTGTTCATGCTCGAGGAGCTGGCCGCGCGCTTCCCGGAGCGCAAGCGCTGGACCCCGGCCGACCTGGAGGTGGTGCTGGTGGAGGCGTTGGCCGCCGTGCTCGACCAGCTCTCCGACACCCTGGACCGGGTGGCCGGCGAGGCCTACCTGGAGACCGCCCGGCGCCCCGAGTCGGTGCGCCGGCTGCTGTTGATGATCGGCTACGACGCGCTGGGGCTGCGCCGGCGCCAGGGCCTGCCGCCCTTCGACGGGGAGCACGACGGCGACCCGATTGCGGCCATCGAACGCCTGGAACAGTACTGGCTGGACCATCCGGAGGACATGGAGCGGGACCGCCAGGAGGGGCCGCGCCAGATCCACCGCCAGCACCGCATTGTCACCACCGCGGACTTTGTCACCCGGCTCGAGGCCCACCCGGTGGTGGAGCGCGCCCAGGCGGCCGAGACCTGGAACGGGAGCTGGTCGCTCATCCAGGTCGCCGTCATCCCCTGGGCCCGGGTGGGCCTGGACGCCCCGCAGGACTACGACGATGCGCTTTGGACGCGCATCGAGCAATTCCACGCCGAGCGCGACCTCTACCTGCCCGGGCGCGACGGCCGGCCGCCGGTGCGCAGCCTGCTGCGCCACTACCTGGACGATTACCGCATGGTCGGCCAGGAGGTGCAGTTGGTGCCGGCCGAGGAGGTGGGCTTGTCGCTGTCGCTCTCCATCCAGGTCGCCCCTCACTACTTCCAGTCGGAGGTCCGCCGGGCGGTGGAGCAGGCCCTGGGAACCGGCCCGGGGGGGTTCTTCGAGCCGGGCCGGCTGCGCTTCGGCGAGGATGTCTGGGCCGGCGACCTGTTCCAGTACCTGATGGCGCTGGACGGGGTGGAGAACCTCTGCCTCAACCGCTTCAAGCGCATCGGTACCCGCTTCCCGGACATGAGTGGGACCGGGCGCATCGCCCTCAACGGCCTGGAGCTGGCCGTCTGCGACAACGAACCCGAACACCCGGAGCGGGGCTATTTCCACCTGCGGCTGCACGGCGGGAGGCGGGGCTGA
- a CDS encoding GPW/gp25 family protein — translation MERRLSNPPYLAFPLRIEADGPRLADRAGHIRGQIEQVLFTLAGERVFRPDFGAGVKALLFEPNDSPLWALTRRRLIASLADALAGEVDPKTIEVHVTGEEARLLITVSYTLAAVGHRERHQFAVGEP, via the coding sequence ATGGAGCGACGGCTGAGCAACCCGCCCTACCTGGCCTTCCCGCTGCGGATCGAGGCCGACGGCCCGCGCCTGGCCGACCGCGCCGGCCACATCCGCGGCCAGATCGAGCAGGTGTTGTTCACCCTGGCCGGGGAGCGGGTCTTCCGGCCCGACTTCGGCGCCGGGGTCAAGGCGCTGCTGTTCGAGCCCAACGACTCGCCCCTCTGGGCGCTGACCCGGCGCCGCCTGATCGCCTCGCTGGCCGACGCCCTGGCCGGTGAGGTGGACCCGAAAACCATCGAGGTGCACGTCACCGGGGAGGAAGCCCGCCTGCTGATCACCGTCAGTTACACCCTGGCGGCGGTGGGCCACCGGGAGCGCCACCAATTCGCCGTGGGAGAGCCGTGA
- a CDS encoding phage baseplate assembly protein V: MDDVIKQLVRQAQERRYGKYRGVVVDNADSQRRGRVQVRVPSVWGDRISHWALPCLPFGGKEGQGLFSVPEVGAQVWVEFEGGDTEHPIWTGTFWRNAEEVPDEVARESDAAPSTRVFRTPKGHRLVFEERDDAEQVRLEHGGGAHVDMNPEGGLTLTDAGGATVVLDAENNQLRVEDANGNTLVLTTTGTTVEDANGNKIEMAPSGVTVKGAQIVLDGNQVMLGGAGGEPLIKGQSFLSLFATHVHTSSVSGSPTSPPLPQGEMSTLSMKVLTG, from the coding sequence GTGGACGATGTCATCAAGCAACTGGTCCGGCAGGCCCAGGAGCGGCGCTACGGCAAGTACCGCGGGGTGGTGGTGGACAACGCCGACTCCCAGCGGCGCGGGCGGGTCCAGGTGCGGGTGCCGTCCGTCTGGGGGGATCGCATCAGTCACTGGGCGCTGCCCTGTCTGCCCTTTGGCGGCAAGGAGGGCCAGGGGCTGTTCTCGGTGCCCGAGGTGGGCGCCCAGGTCTGGGTGGAGTTCGAGGGGGGCGATACCGAGCACCCCATCTGGACCGGCACCTTCTGGCGCAACGCCGAGGAGGTGCCCGACGAGGTGGCGCGCGAGTCCGATGCCGCACCCAGCACCCGGGTCTTCCGCACCCCCAAGGGCCACCGGCTGGTCTTCGAGGAGCGGGACGATGCCGAACAGGTGCGCCTGGAGCACGGCGGCGGCGCGCACGTGGACATGAACCCGGAAGGGGGGCTGACGCTCACCGACGCCGGCGGCGCCACCGTGGTGCTGGACGCCGAGAACAACCAGCTTCGGGTGGAGGATGCCAACGGCAACACCCTGGTGCTCACCACCACCGGCACCACCGTGGAGGACGCCAATGGCAACAAGATCGAGATGGCGCCGAGCGGCGTGACCGTGAAGGGCGCGCAGATCGTGCTCGATGGCAATCAGGTGATGCTGGGCGGGGCCGGCGGCGAGCCGCTGATCAAGGGTCAGAGCTTCCTGAGCCTGTTCGCCACCCATGTGCACACGTCGTCCGTCTCCGGAAGCCCCACCTCGCCGCCGCTGCCCCAGGGCGAGATGAGCACCCTATCGATGAAAGTGCTGACCGGTTGA
- a CDS encoding phage late control D family protein — MVLDLLSGEQRAPAECRIYLHDQEVPEYYPFLRELEVDTSREEAWTATLRLATVRDELGSWGIQDDALLRPWAEITLAIVFGDDEERLFKGYIREVNADFPESAGEAEVVVECQDQSLRLDRTHQREPWGDEEAPVSDRVIIEEILSHYGLALSPDSKSGQQGLVELPQDSSDIQFLRKRAEENNYELIFYPDEVYFGPYRLDGAGAQATIQVYAGQATNCLRLNVSADGHLPDLLQVEVPAEREDDDSRTLQMFSTLPPMGPERADSRGGGLEPNVDTLSGEGGDAAEQLEARAQARINEYDLHRLQADGELDGSLYGHVLRPGRPVPVDGLGERLSGLYYVDRVAHHFSPDGYFQRFQLLRNAYGDNVETAAPVASRLAGVL; from the coding sequence ATGGTGCTCGATCTGCTCAGCGGCGAACAGCGGGCCCCGGCGGAGTGCCGGATCTACCTCCACGACCAGGAGGTGCCGGAGTACTACCCCTTCCTCCGCGAGTTGGAGGTGGACACCAGCCGGGAGGAGGCCTGGACCGCGACCCTGCGCCTGGCCACCGTGCGCGATGAGCTGGGGAGCTGGGGTATCCAGGACGACGCGCTGTTGCGGCCCTGGGCGGAGATCACCCTGGCCATCGTCTTCGGCGATGACGAGGAGCGCCTGTTCAAGGGCTATATCCGCGAGGTCAACGCCGACTTCCCGGAGAGCGCCGGTGAGGCGGAGGTCGTGGTCGAGTGCCAGGACCAGTCCCTGCGCCTGGACCGCACCCACCAGCGCGAGCCCTGGGGCGACGAGGAGGCCCCGGTCAGCGACCGGGTGATCATCGAGGAGATCCTCAGCCACTACGGCCTCGCCCTCAGCCCGGACAGCAAGAGCGGCCAGCAGGGGCTGGTGGAACTGCCGCAGGACAGCTCCGATATCCAGTTCCTGCGCAAGCGCGCCGAGGAGAACAACTACGAGCTGATCTTCTACCCGGACGAGGTCTACTTCGGGCCCTACCGCCTGGACGGCGCCGGGGCCCAGGCCACCATCCAGGTCTACGCCGGCCAGGCCACCAACTGCCTGCGGCTCAACGTCAGCGCCGACGGCCACCTGCCGGACCTGCTCCAGGTGGAGGTGCCGGCGGAGCGCGAGGATGACGACTCGCGCACGCTGCAGATGTTCTCCACGCTGCCCCCCATGGGGCCGGAGCGGGCCGACAGCCGGGGCGGCGGCCTGGAGCCCAATGTAGACACCCTGAGCGGGGAGGGGGGCGATGCCGCCGAGCAGCTCGAGGCCCGGGCCCAGGCTCGCATCAACGAATACGACCTGCACCGCCTGCAGGCCGACGGCGAGCTGGACGGCAGCCTCTACGGCCACGTGCTGCGCCCGGGCCGGCCGGTGCCGGTGGACGGCCTGGGCGAGCGGCTGAGCGGGCTTTACTACGTCGACCGGGTGGCCCATCACTTCAGCCCCGACGGCTACTTCCAGCGCTTTCAACTGCTGCGCAACGCCTACGGCGACAACGTGGAGACCGCCGCCCCGGTCGCTTCCCGGCTGGCGGGGGTGCTCTGA
- a CDS encoding tail protein X, translating to MLLRQSRYHKPRAARRFSAGADGEPDFPGIRPRAIGPASGVIEHTIAKGERLDALAHYYYRDSRLWWRIIDANPDLLFAGVILLDEYAGETLLIPRARE from the coding sequence ATGCTGTTGCGCCAGTCCCGCTACCATAAACCCCGCGCCGCCCGCCGCTTCAGCGCGGGGGCCGACGGCGAGCCCGACTTCCCGGGGATCCGGCCACGCGCCATCGGGCCGGCCAGCGGCGTGATCGAACACACCATCGCCAAGGGCGAACGCCTGGACGCCCTGGCCCATTACTACTACCGCGACAGCCGGTTGTGGTGGCGGATTATCGACGCTAACCCGGACCTGCTCTTCGCCGGCGTGATCCTGCTGGATGAATACGCCGGCGAGACGCTGCTGATCCCCCGGGCGAGGGAGTAG
- a CDS encoding CIS tube protein, with product MGRHVRGVLVEYAQSASPLTLVFEFNPETLSRSRSVEITLADTPATRGGYDFQSPSETPRVSQGVSVEPEGFDVEILLDATDRMGQGDPVASASGVEPELDTLRSMVEPKVQGPDGMQTLASLGMGGQRAFQRDESASVLLFLWGSHVLPVFLKGIDVQETAHLPSLVPYRATVTLSLQVIEGNNPFYREEKIRQAASAALHSATAPGHLSGGMS from the coding sequence ATGGGCCGGCATGTACGCGGCGTCCTGGTGGAGTACGCGCAGAGCGCCTCCCCGCTCACCCTGGTCTTCGAGTTCAACCCGGAGACCCTATCGCGCAGCCGCAGCGTGGAGATCACCCTGGCCGACACCCCCGCCACCCGGGGCGGCTACGACTTCCAGTCGCCCTCCGAGACCCCCCGCGTCTCCCAGGGGGTGAGCGTGGAGCCGGAGGGCTTCGATGTGGAGATCCTCCTGGATGCGACCGACCGCATGGGGCAGGGCGACCCGGTGGCCAGCGCCTCCGGGGTGGAGCCGGAGCTGGACACCCTGCGCTCCATGGTCGAGCCCAAGGTGCAGGGCCCGGACGGGATGCAGACCCTGGCCAGCCTGGGCATGGGCGGGCAGCGCGCCTTCCAGCGCGACGAGAGCGCCTCGGTGCTGCTGTTCCTCTGGGGCAGTCATGTGCTGCCGGTCTTTCTCAAGGGCATCGACGTTCAGGAGACGGCGCACCTGCCCAGCCTGGTGCCCTACCGGGCGACGGTGACCCTGAGCCTGCAGGTCATCGAGGGCAACAACCCCTTCTACCGCGAGGAGAAGATCCGCCAGGCCGCCAGCGCGGCGCTGCACAGTGCCACCGCCCCCGGCCATCTGTCTGGAGGGATGAGCTGA
- a CDS encoding ATP-binding protein, translated as MNAAAAADEALPIAEQLQPEWDRLQYLGYCLSRSRQGQDPDRPALKQLQRLQHQVERLRAPDGAWERALGLGLEPVEWDLLACVLGPDMEPRVGWMFQNLQPGSPQPYPSRALVQELLALAPHQARLLEQALDAGAPLRRRGLLRARDGDPYAPLTPEPGLGARLRGVRQAPPAPPGAVPVDNPAGWDDLVLPAPHRAQLREYLMWLQHRETVVERWGGQSVGGPIALFNGPSGTGKTLAASVIANSLGWPLYRVDLGRLVSKYIGETEKNLNQLFDAAHRQPMVLQFDEADALFAKRGEVKEARDRYANMEVSHLLARIEAHRGPCILTTNMRKQMDSAFARRFQMVVTFPRPGVAGRAALWGRLLPPRAPRAPDLDLELLARSVNLTGGGIRNAALHAAYLAAGRECAIGLAEVALAVWRELGKDGREQTPRELGDLAPHLPQEVLHD; from the coding sequence ATGAACGCCGCGGCCGCCGCCGACGAGGCCCTGCCCATCGCCGAGCAGTTGCAGCCGGAGTGGGACCGGCTGCAATACCTCGGTTACTGCCTGTCGCGCAGCCGTCAGGGCCAGGACCCCGATCGGCCGGCACTGAAGCAGCTCCAGCGGCTGCAACACCAGGTGGAGCGGCTACGGGCCCCGGACGGTGCCTGGGAGCGCGCCCTGGGGCTGGGCCTGGAGCCTGTCGAGTGGGACCTGTTGGCCTGCGTCCTGGGGCCCGATATGGAGCCGCGGGTGGGCTGGATGTTCCAGAATCTGCAACCGGGCAGCCCGCAGCCCTACCCCTCGCGGGCCCTGGTCCAGGAGCTGCTGGCGCTCGCCCCGCACCAGGCCCGGCTGCTGGAGCAGGCCCTGGACGCCGGCGCACCGCTGCGCCGTCGCGGCCTGCTGCGCGCCCGCGACGGCGATCCCTACGCGCCGCTCACCCCGGAGCCCGGCCTCGGTGCGCGCCTGCGCGGCGTCCGCCAGGCGCCGCCGGCGCCCCCCGGTGCGGTGCCGGTGGACAACCCCGCCGGCTGGGACGACCTGGTGCTGCCGGCCCCTCACCGGGCCCAGTTGCGCGAGTATCTGATGTGGCTGCAGCACCGGGAGACGGTGGTGGAGCGCTGGGGCGGCCAATCGGTGGGCGGGCCCATCGCGCTGTTCAACGGCCCCTCCGGCACCGGCAAGACCCTGGCCGCCAGCGTCATTGCCAACAGCCTGGGCTGGCCGCTCTACCGGGTGGACCTGGGGCGCCTGGTCAGCAAGTACATCGGTGAGACGGAGAAGAACCTCAACCAGCTCTTCGACGCCGCCCACCGCCAGCCCATGGTGCTGCAGTTCGACGAGGCCGACGCCCTGTTCGCCAAGCGGGGCGAGGTCAAGGAGGCCCGCGACCGCTACGCCAACATGGAAGTCAGCCATCTTCTGGCGCGCATCGAGGCCCACCGGGGCCCTTGCATCCTCACGACCAACATGCGCAAGCAGATGGACAGCGCCTTTGCCCGCCGCTTTCAGATGGTGGTGACCTTCCCGCGCCCCGGCGTCGCCGGGCGGGCCGCACTGTGGGGCCGGTTGCTGCCGCCGCGGGCCCCGCGGGCGCCCGACCTGGATCTGGAACTGCTGGCCCGCTCAGTCAACCTCACCGGCGGCGGTATCCGCAATGCCGCCCTGCACGCCGCCTACCTGGCCGCCGGGCGGGAGTGCGCCATCGGTCTGGCGGAGGTCGCCCTGGCGGTCTGGCGGGAGCTGGGCAAGGACGGCCGGGAACAAACCCCCCGGGAGCTGGGTGATCTGGCTCCCCACCTGCCTCAGGAGGTGCTGCATGATTGA
- a CDS encoding Pvc16 family protein, whose amino-acid sequence MALVASSVAQVCKGLAQYLGGEFDGLDTKVHVLLGSPGDAATSEQDGEHNLNLFFFRFEPSGFDGDTLPGETQYLRMYCLATPFAVAEEAVSSGENDLRIIGEVLRVFQETPVFQLEADGEPFHLQVVFQTLGVEQINQLWATQGDTIYRPSVLFEVSLAPVIPQHRHVEPPRVGTLGLEVGGMAGGGTTTTAGATVTRMRPETGREDWAPAASLVHQGALVQSLTFAVGSDELAGFTPQVWVVGEPGTEVTLRWEVWDDQQGWQPHPGGTEVTLTEAAIHPEGLADASLHTVALPFDDRSGQLLLYAERSYPRATDGRTLLRRSNPLLITLYQEGA is encoded by the coding sequence ATGGCCCTGGTGGCCTCCTCCGTGGCCCAGGTCTGCAAGGGCCTGGCGCAATACCTGGGTGGCGAGTTCGACGGTCTGGATACCAAGGTCCATGTGCTCCTGGGCAGCCCGGGGGATGCGGCCACCTCCGAGCAGGATGGCGAACACAACCTCAATCTCTTCTTCTTCCGCTTCGAGCCCTCCGGCTTTGATGGTGACACCCTGCCGGGCGAGACCCAGTACCTGCGCATGTACTGCCTGGCCACCCCCTTCGCGGTGGCCGAGGAGGCGGTGAGCAGCGGCGAGAACGACCTGCGCATCATCGGCGAGGTGCTGCGGGTCTTCCAGGAGACGCCGGTGTTCCAGTTGGAGGCGGACGGTGAGCCCTTCCACCTGCAGGTGGTCTTCCAGACGCTGGGCGTGGAGCAGATCAACCAGCTCTGGGCCACCCAGGGCGACACCATTTACCGCCCGTCGGTGCTGTTCGAGGTCTCGCTGGCACCGGTGATCCCGCAACATCGCCACGTGGAGCCGCCCCGGGTCGGCACCCTGGGCCTGGAGGTGGGCGGCATGGCCGGGGGTGGCACCACCACCACCGCCGGCGCCACCGTCACCCGCATGCGTCCCGAGACCGGTCGCGAGGACTGGGCCCCGGCCGCGAGCCTGGTGCACCAGGGGGCCCTGGTGCAGTCGCTCACCTTCGCCGTGGGCAGTGACGAACTGGCAGGGTTTACCCCGCAGGTCTGGGTGGTGGGAGAGCCCGGTACCGAGGTCACCCTGCGTTGGGAGGTCTGGGACGACCAGCAGGGCTGGCAGCCCCACCCTGGGGGCACCGAGGTCACCCTGACGGAGGCGGCCATCCACCCCGAGGGGCTGGCGGACGCCAGCCTGCACACGGTGGCGCTGCCCTTCGATGACCGGTCCGGCCAGCTACTGCTCTATGCCGAGCGCAGTTACCCGCGGGCGACCGACGGCCGCACGCTGCTGCGGCGCTCCAACCCGCTGCTGATCACCCTGTACCAGGAGGGCGCATGA